A single window of Flavobacteriales bacterium DNA harbors:
- a CDS encoding thioredoxin domain-containing protein: MVTNKTSTHTNALIAESSPYLLQHAHNPVNWFPWSDASLGKAKEENKLIIVSIGYAACHWCHVMEHESFEDTDVADVMNLHYVSIKVDREERPDIDQVYMDAIHLMGQQGGWPLNIVALPDGRPVFGGTYFRKGDWLRVLEFFAKLYADKPHEMVTRAGEITAGLQPRPVGDLPQTGPVQLDDLHDAVQSWLHHIDFERGGSSGAPKFPMPNGYRFLLHYHHLTGHEMALEAVHVTLDHMAMGGIYDQVGGGFARYSTDAEWFAPHFEKMLYDNAQLVSLYAEAWQVTGNERYKQVVEETLAFVERELDQEEGGFFSSLDADSEGHEGRFYVWTADAFKAALGEEADAAMQVFHVRDTGNWEDNHNILYLEELMPVSTEQMQKWKEKLLQARSTCERPGLDDKVLASWNALMINGFLDAYQALGEERYLNRGLKCARFIRTQMMQDGKLFRNYKNGKATIPGFLDDYALVIEAWLNLFQVTGDATWLEEADLLTGHVERSFADDSSPMFFYTSAEDTPLITRSREISDNVIPASNSVMARNLYVIGQLTENQQRVDRSAAMLESVKPMVLKHPIYHSNWAILMAWLAAGTSEVVATGPEAVARIRAMMRTYHPDVLYAGATSESNLPIFQNRFVKQETWMYVCRNRVCGLPVRTVEEAENELGIRN; this comes from the coding sequence ATGGTGACCAACAAAACATCCACCCATACCAATGCCCTGATCGCGGAAAGCAGTCCGTACCTGCTGCAGCACGCCCACAATCCCGTAAACTGGTTCCCATGGAGTGATGCCTCCCTCGGCAAGGCCAAAGAAGAAAACAAGCTCATCATCGTCAGCATCGGTTATGCCGCGTGCCACTGGTGCCACGTGATGGAGCATGAGTCGTTCGAAGACACGGATGTGGCGGACGTGATGAACCTGCACTACGTCTCCATCAAAGTGGACCGTGAAGAGCGGCCCGACATCGACCAGGTGTACATGGATGCCATCCACCTCATGGGACAACAAGGCGGATGGCCACTCAACATCGTGGCGCTGCCCGACGGCCGGCCCGTGTTCGGCGGTACCTATTTCCGAAAAGGCGACTGGCTGCGGGTGCTGGAGTTCTTCGCCAAGCTGTATGCCGACAAGCCGCATGAGATGGTCACGCGCGCCGGTGAGATCACAGCCGGACTTCAACCCAGGCCGGTCGGTGACCTGCCGCAAACCGGACCGGTTCAGTTGGATGACCTGCACGATGCGGTTCAGTCCTGGCTGCACCACATTGATTTTGAACGGGGAGGCAGTTCCGGCGCACCCAAGTTTCCCATGCCGAACGGATACCGTTTCCTCCTGCATTACCACCACCTGACCGGCCACGAGATGGCGCTGGAGGCCGTGCACGTCACCCTCGACCACATGGCCATGGGCGGCATCTACGACCAGGTGGGAGGCGGCTTTGCCCGATACAGCACCGATGCCGAATGGTTCGCCCCGCATTTTGAAAAGATGCTGTACGACAATGCCCAGCTGGTAAGCCTGTACGCCGAAGCCTGGCAGGTGACCGGAAACGAACGCTACAAACAGGTGGTGGAAGAAACGCTGGCTTTCGTTGAAAGGGAACTGGACCAGGAGGAAGGCGGGTTCTTTTCATCCCTGGATGCCGACAGCGAAGGACATGAAGGACGGTTTTACGTATGGACGGCAGACGCATTCAAAGCGGCGCTCGGAGAAGAAGCCGATGCCGCCATGCAGGTATTTCATGTGCGCGACACCGGCAACTGGGAAGACAATCACAACATCCTCTACCTCGAAGAGCTGATGCCCGTGTCCACCGAACAGATGCAAAAGTGGAAAGAGAAACTGCTGCAGGCACGCAGCACATGCGAGCGACCCGGCCTGGACGACAAGGTGCTGGCATCCTGGAACGCACTGATGATAAACGGATTTCTGGATGCATATCAAGCGTTGGGTGAAGAGCGGTACTTAAACCGTGGCTTGAAGTGCGCACGTTTCATCCGTACCCAAATGATGCAGGACGGAAAGCTGTTCCGGAACTACAAAAACGGCAAGGCCACCATTCCCGGTTTCCTGGACGATTACGCCCTGGTGATCGAGGCGTGGCTGAACCTGTTCCAGGTCACGGGTGATGCCACCTGGCTGGAAGAAGCGGACCTGCTCACCGGACATGTGGAGCGTTCTTTTGCGGATGACAGCAGTCCGATGTTTTTCTATACCTCCGCAGAAGACACACCGCTGATCACCCGCAGCAGGGAGATTTCAGACAACGTGATCCCCGCATCCAATTCGGTGATGGCGCGGAACCTGTATGTGATCGGTCAGCTCACCGAAAACCAGCAGCGGGTGGACCGTTCCGCCGCCATGCTGGAAAGCGTGAAGCCGATGGTGCTCAAGCATCCCATCTACCATAGCAACTGGGCCATCCTGATGGCGTGGCTGGCAGCAGGAACATCCGAGGTGGTTGCGACCGGACCGGAAGCTGTTGCCCGCATCCGCGCCATGATGCGCACCTATCACCCCGATGTGTTATATGCCGGAGCGACATCCGAAAGCAACCTGCCCATCTTCCAGAACCGGTTTGTGAAGCAGGAAACGTGGATGTATGTGTGTCGGAACAGGGTGTGCGGGTTGCCGGTGAGAACGGTGGAGGAAGCGGAAAATGAATTAGGAATTAGAAATTAG
- the fabG gene encoding 3-oxoacyl-[acyl-carrier-protein] reductase — translation MKLLEGKVVLVTGGSRGIGKTIAETFADHGAFVAFTYLSSQEKAHALEKELALRGEGARAYHSDAADFRAAEKLIDDIIKEFGTIHVVVNNAGITRDGLLMRMSEENWDAVINTNLKSVFNITKAVQRPMLKQRSGSIINMSSVVGIEGNGGQSNYAASKAGIHGFTKSVAQELGSRNIRCNAIAPGFIETEMTKELDPAVTEAWLGDIPMKRGGSTNEVAQAALFLASDMSSYITGQVLSVCGGMHT, via the coding sequence ATGAAACTTCTGGAAGGTAAAGTGGTCCTGGTGACAGGCGGTTCAAGAGGAATCGGTAAAACCATCGCCGAAACATTCGCTGATCACGGAGCATTCGTAGCATTCACGTACCTGAGTTCACAGGAAAAGGCACACGCCCTGGAAAAGGAATTGGCTTTGCGCGGCGAAGGCGCCCGTGCCTATCATTCGGACGCAGCCGACTTCAGGGCGGCGGAGAAGCTGATCGACGACATCATAAAGGAATTCGGCACCATCCATGTGGTGGTGAACAATGCAGGCATCACCCGCGACGGGTTGCTGATGCGCATGTCGGAAGAGAACTGGGATGCAGTGATCAACACGAACCTGAAATCCGTATTCAACATCACCAAAGCGGTTCAGCGGCCGATGCTCAAGCAACGCTCCGGATCCATCATCAACATGAGTTCGGTTGTGGGCATTGAAGGCAACGGCGGACAAAGCAACTATGCGGCATCCAAGGCCGGTATCCACGGGTTTACCAAATCCGTTGCACAGGAACTCGGTTCACGCAACATCCGCTGCAACGCCATCGCACCCGGATTCATCGAAACTGAGATGACCAAAGAACTGGATCCGGCGGTGACCGAAGCATGGCTGGGTGACATCCCCATGAAACGGGGTGGCAGCACCAATGAAGTGGCGCAAGCTGCGCTGTTCCTGGCTTCCGACATGTCGTCGTACATCACCGGCCAGGTGCTGAGCGTATGTGGCGGCATGCACACCTAG
- a CDS encoding TolC family protein: MNNKLAGIHFLLFTFTVFFGLPGRAQTVTLQEVLSMAKEQSPAALQAKKAFEYSEWSYKAYRAGNLPQVNLGGTLPDLNRSITSITQNDGTDVFRRRSQATSSMNLSLDQQIAPTGTRVFVGSQLDRIDVINDSTVTSYLANPVTIGFTQPLMGFNSRRWDNRIEPLRYAIAKQSYLSAMEDISATACRLFFNLLMAEVSLQTAQANKGSNDTLFRISQGRYQLGKIAENDLLQMQLNVMKSQNEVAQTELDVVSTNAQLRAYLGLAGDEVMQLAIPTDVPLMEVDENKARDLARQNNSERSSLELEALQAERSLAQVKGNNGFSGNLTASYGLVQSAGDLEGVYANPLDQQRLQLGISVPLLDWGQGRSRIKAAEALEEQVRSRTTQEIDGIDRNIGILVRQLKVNRENLDLTSKADSIASRSHEVTVQRYLIGRISITDLNIALSEKDRARKAYIGSLEAYWLSLYALRKVTLFDFEKGVAIE; encoded by the coding sequence ATGAATAACAAGCTTGCCGGAATACACTTTCTGTTGTTCACATTTACCGTCTTCTTTGGACTTCCGGGTCGTGCGCAAACCGTTACCCTGCAGGAAGTGCTCAGCATGGCGAAAGAACAGTCACCGGCCGCATTGCAGGCGAAGAAGGCATTCGAATACAGCGAGTGGTCCTACAAAGCCTACCGGGCCGGCAACCTTCCGCAGGTCAACCTGGGGGGTACGCTGCCCGACCTGAACCGGTCCATCACCTCCATCACCCAGAACGACGGAACCGATGTGTTTCGCAGGAGAAGCCAGGCCACCTCATCCATGAACCTGTCGCTGGATCAGCAGATCGCACCCACAGGCACCCGCGTTTTTGTGGGTTCCCAACTCGACCGCATCGATGTGATCAACGACAGTACCGTTACGTCTTACCTGGCCAACCCGGTTACCATCGGTTTCACCCAACCGCTGATGGGATTCAACAGCCGCCGGTGGGATAACCGCATCGAACCTTTGAGATATGCCATCGCCAAGCAGTCGTACCTCTCCGCCATGGAAGACATATCGGCCACGGCATGCCGCCTTTTCTTCAACCTGCTGATGGCGGAGGTGAGCCTCCAAACCGCCCAGGCCAACAAGGGCAGCAACGATACCCTGTTCCGCATATCCCAGGGCAGATACCAACTGGGCAAGATTGCGGAGAATGATTTGTTGCAGATGCAACTCAATGTGATGAAGTCACAAAACGAGGTGGCGCAAACCGAGCTGGATGTAGTGAGCACCAATGCGCAACTGAGGGCGTATCTCGGACTGGCAGGTGATGAGGTCATGCAACTGGCCATACCCACGGATGTACCCCTGATGGAAGTGGATGAAAACAAAGCACGTGACCTTGCCCGCCAGAACAACAGCGAGCGCAGCAGCCTGGAACTGGAGGCGCTGCAGGCGGAGCGATCCCTTGCGCAGGTCAAAGGCAACAACGGTTTCAGCGGCAACCTTACAGCATCTTACGGCTTGGTGCAAAGCGCCGGCGACCTGGAAGGTGTGTATGCAAACCCTTTGGATCAGCAACGCCTGCAGCTGGGTATCAGTGTTCCGTTGCTCGACTGGGGCCAGGGGCGGTCCAGGATCAAAGCGGCAGAAGCGCTGGAAGAGCAGGTGCGATCCCGCACCACTCAGGAGATCGATGGAATTGACCGGAACATCGGTATCCTGGTAAGGCAGTTAAAAGTGAACCGTGAAAACCTGGATCTGACAAGCAAGGCAGACAGCATTGCAAGCAGAAGCCATGAAGTGACCGTGCAGCGTTACCTCATCGGCCGCATCAGCATCACCGACCTGAACATCGCGCTGAGCGAAAAAGACAGGGCGAGGAAGGCGTACATCGGAAGCCTGGAAGCCTATTGGCTTTCCCTGTATGCCTTGAGAAAAGTTACGCTCTTTGATTTCGAGAAAGGCGTGGCGATCGAGTAG
- a CDS encoding ABC transporter permease produces the protein MPLNRTAGFRAAIEAIMANKLRSLLTTLGINFGVAAVITMLAIGKGTERQILDQLKLVGVNNITVTPVIKQEEDKVDQEQGTGTEKEKFSPGLTLLDAEGIRDVVPGVDRISPEIILNMNLIHGGIRRTARLVGVTPTFFDMTGFSLERGRMFSRDQLVAGLPVCIIGKNIKTRFFPSEDPIGKYLKCGKVWLRIIGVLQERLISDDAASHLGIRNYNMDVYTPMETVLIRYRNRGMLTKAALERAANPWGNDDETTKDPLNAKDNHNQIDRLVIQVNSTDELKGAADVISRLLERRHNGVVDFEVVIPELMLRQEQETKKMFRNVLAAIAGISLLIGGIGIMNIMLASVLERTKEIGLRLSIGATKDDVVMQFLMESVTISLVGGLSGIILGIGLSVLIDVGFGIATVISPVSVFLSFFISAMVGLIFGIAPARRAAMQDPIKSLRYE, from the coding sequence ATGCCGCTGAACCGAACAGCCGGCTTCCGTGCCGCCATCGAAGCGATCATGGCCAACAAGCTCAGGTCGCTGCTCACCACGCTGGGTATCAACTTCGGTGTGGCTGCCGTGATCACCATGCTGGCCATCGGGAAAGGCACGGAACGCCAGATCCTCGATCAGCTGAAACTGGTGGGCGTGAACAACATCACGGTAACACCCGTCATCAAGCAGGAAGAAGACAAAGTGGACCAGGAGCAGGGCACCGGCACCGAAAAGGAAAAGTTCTCACCCGGCCTCACACTGCTTGACGCAGAAGGCATCCGTGATGTGGTTCCGGGCGTGGACCGGATCAGTCCGGAGATCATCCTCAACATGAACCTGATCCACGGTGGCATTCGCAGAACGGCACGACTGGTAGGTGTTACACCTACTTTTTTTGACATGACCGGTTTTTCCCTGGAACGCGGCCGCATGTTTTCCCGCGATCAGTTGGTGGCCGGTCTGCCCGTGTGCATCATCGGCAAGAACATCAAAACACGTTTCTTTCCCTCCGAAGACCCCATCGGGAAATACCTCAAATGCGGAAAGGTATGGCTGCGCATCATCGGTGTATTGCAGGAACGCCTGATCTCGGACGATGCCGCCAGTCACCTCGGCATCCGCAACTACAACATGGATGTGTACACCCCGATGGAAACCGTACTGATCCGCTACCGGAACCGCGGCATGCTCACCAAAGCTGCGCTGGAACGGGCGGCCAACCCATGGGGGAACGATGATGAAACCACCAAGGATCCGCTCAACGCAAAAGACAATCACAACCAGATTGATCGCCTCGTGATCCAGGTGAACAGCACCGATGAACTGAAAGGCGCTGCCGATGTGATCTCCCGGCTGCTGGAACGCAGGCACAACGGCGTGGTCGATTTTGAGGTGGTGATACCCGAACTGATGCTGCGACAGGAGCAGGAAACAAAAAAGATGTTCCGGAATGTACTGGCTGCCATTGCCGGTATCTCGCTCCTGATCGGTGGCATCGGCATCATGAACATCATGCTGGCTTCGGTGCTGGAACGAACCAAAGAGATCGGCCTGCGCCTGTCCATCGGCGCTACCAAAGACGATGTGGTGATGCAGTTCCTGATGGAGTCGGTCACCATCAGCCTGGTAGGTGGCTTGTCGGGAATCATACTCGGCATCGGACTTTCCGTACTCATTGATGTCGGCTTTGGCATTGCCACCGTCATCTCCCCGGTATCCGTGTTTTTATCCTTTTTTATTTCCGCCATGGTGGGACTCATCTTCGGGATCGCTCCCGCACGCAGGGCCGCCATGCAAGATCCGATCAAATCCCTCAGGTATGAATAA
- a CDS encoding HlyD family efflux transporter periplasmic adaptor subunit has protein sequence MKKKLLIGGGILLLVFIIYVFMKGEDGGQHDLYATVEKGPFSVIITTTGELEAKNSVKISGPSTLRSIGEYNVKIVDMVPEGTMVEKGAYVASLDKSGLADKIKNQAIEMDKIMTELTKTKLDTALDLRLLRNDLINYQYDVKEKEISVEQSKFEPPAIQRQAEMDLEKAHRTLDQAKRNYDLKIKQAQAKVQSVMASIQQIQSRIDLYNDADQQFRILAPEKGMITYQREWNGQKKGVGSMVSAWDPVVATLPDLSKMLSRTYVNEVEIRKVEEGQQVTITLDAFPEKKLTGKVISVANMGEQMPNSDAKVFEVQVEINEQDSTLRPGMTTGNQILAKQLDKVCFAPLECIFNSEDTLTYVVRKNGRSLEKQEVKLGATNENYVVIENGVKEGDVLMLSSPSEQNMDVIRLKDEGGKK, from the coding sequence ATGAAAAAGAAATTACTCATCGGGGGCGGCATTCTGCTGCTCGTTTTTATTATATATGTTTTCATGAAGGGTGAAGACGGCGGACAGCACGACCTCTATGCCACCGTTGAAAAAGGCCCCTTCTCCGTCATCATCACCACCACCGGAGAACTGGAGGCCAAGAACTCCGTCAAGATCAGCGGCCCCTCTACACTCCGTTCCATCGGCGAATACAATGTGAAGATCGTGGACATGGTGCCGGAAGGAACCATGGTTGAAAAGGGCGCCTATGTGGCGTCGCTGGATAAGTCCGGACTGGCAGACAAGATCAAGAACCAGGCGATTGAGATGGACAAGATCATGACGGAACTTACCAAGACCAAGCTGGATACCGCCCTTGATTTGCGCCTGCTCCGCAATGACCTGATCAACTATCAATACGATGTAAAGGAAAAGGAAATCTCCGTGGAGCAATCCAAGTTCGAACCGCCCGCCATTCAGCGACAGGCGGAAATGGACCTGGAGAAAGCCCACCGCACCCTGGATCAGGCCAAGCGCAACTATGACCTTAAGATCAAACAGGCCCAGGCGAAAGTACAATCCGTCATGGCATCCATCCAGCAGATCCAGAGCCGCATTGACCTGTACAACGATGCCGACCAGCAGTTCAGGATCCTGGCCCCGGAAAAGGGCATGATCACCTATCAACGTGAATGGAACGGACAGAAGAAGGGCGTGGGTTCCATGGTGAGCGCCTGGGATCCTGTGGTGGCCACATTGCCCGATCTGAGCAAGATGCTTTCCCGGACGTATGTGAATGAAGTGGAGATCCGCAAGGTGGAGGAGGGTCAACAGGTCACCATCACCCTCGATGCCTTTCCGGAAAAGAAACTAACGGGCAAAGTGATCTCCGTGGCCAACATGGGTGAGCAGATGCCGAATTCAGATGCCAAGGTGTTTGAAGTGCAGGTGGAGATCAACGAACAGGATTCAACCCTGCGTCCGGGCATGACCACCGGCAACCAGATCCTCGCCAAACAACTCGACAAGGTCTGCTTCGCCCCGCTGGAATGCATCTTCAACAGCGAAGACACACTGACCTACGTGGTGCGCAAAAACGGCCGGTCGCTGGAAAAACAGGAAGTGAAGCTGGGTGCCACCAACGAAAACTATGTGGTGATCGAGAATGGGGTGAAGGAAGGTGATGTACTGATGCTCTCATCTCCGTCCGAACAAAACATGGATGTGATCCGGCTTAAAGACGAGGGAGGAAAGAAGTAG
- the bshC gene encoding bacillithiol biosynthesis cysteine-adding enzyme BshC — protein sequence MKITPYPLTSLPSTNPLVKDYLQQDAGLSDYFTFAPNREGLADALKIAGEKNWNREVLVNSLLRQYQEAGITVEGAVHDNIEKLRNNNTFTITTGHQLCIFTGPLYYIYKIAGIIRLSQTLREQHPDVHVVPVFWMATEDHDFEEIRSCHLFGKTFTWERDAKGPVGRLSTEGLDQVWHAIDETLGQGEHADELRALFNDAYLNSPSLAEATRKLVHGLFASYGLVILDGDDPELKQLFVDVMTEDALNLSTEPLVKATSGRLEAQYPAQVFPRPVNLFYLGADRYRIKPPEETGNDTYDLGDMQVGRDQLASMIREQPGSFSPNVILRPIYQQIILPNIAYVGGGAEVAYWLQLKAAFNHHKAFYPVVLHRDSLLWIDRNQQTRLDKLDLTWQDLMLDKDDLIRQWLSRHEEAEPSLDEAKKKVEALFGEVATQAAVVDPSLEKAVGAEGQKAVKMLEAIESRIRKAAKKKHETELSQVEQVQAKLFPNGGLQERYDNFIPLYLKHGRGFLDAVIQNADPVSAMLKVVTDDES from the coding sequence ATGAAGATCACCCCATACCCCCTTACCTCATTACCCTCTACCAACCCCCTGGTAAAGGATTACCTGCAACAGGATGCAGGTTTATCCGACTATTTTACCTTTGCACCCAACCGGGAAGGATTGGCAGATGCGTTGAAGATCGCAGGTGAAAAGAACTGGAACCGGGAGGTGCTTGTCAACAGCCTGCTGCGTCAGTACCAGGAGGCTGGAATCACGGTTGAGGGCGCCGTGCATGACAACATTGAAAAGTTAAGGAACAACAACACGTTCACCATTACCACCGGCCACCAGCTGTGCATCTTCACCGGACCGCTCTACTACATCTATAAGATCGCAGGCATCATCCGCCTGAGCCAGACTTTACGTGAACAACATCCCGATGTGCATGTGGTACCGGTTTTCTGGATGGCCACCGAAGATCATGACTTCGAAGAGATTCGCTCATGTCACCTGTTCGGGAAAACATTCACCTGGGAGCGGGATGCCAAAGGGCCCGTCGGACGGTTAAGCACCGAAGGACTGGACCAGGTTTGGCATGCCATCGATGAAACGCTGGGCCAGGGCGAACATGCCGATGAACTGCGGGCCCTCTTCAACGATGCCTACCTCAACAGTCCATCCCTCGCCGAAGCAACACGCAAACTGGTGCACGGGTTGTTCGCTTCGTACGGCCTCGTAATTCTTGATGGCGACGACCCGGAACTGAAACAATTGTTTGTGGATGTGATGACGGAAGACGCGCTGAACCTATCTACCGAACCACTCGTCAAAGCAACATCCGGTCGGCTGGAAGCACAGTATCCCGCGCAGGTTTTTCCCCGCCCCGTGAACCTGTTCTACCTCGGCGCCGACCGATACCGCATCAAACCACCTGAAGAGACAGGCAACGATACCTACGACCTGGGAGATATGCAGGTCGGTCGTGACCAACTGGCCTCCATGATCCGCGAACAACCCGGAAGTTTCAGTCCGAACGTGATCCTGCGCCCCATCTACCAGCAAATCATTCTGCCCAACATCGCCTATGTGGGCGGTGGTGCGGAAGTGGCCTACTGGCTGCAACTCAAAGCGGCATTTAACCACCACAAGGCGTTCTATCCCGTGGTGCTGCACCGCGACAGCCTGCTGTGGATCGACAGGAACCAGCAAACGCGTTTGGATAAACTGGACCTGACGTGGCAAGACCTGATGCTGGACAAAGACGACCTGATCCGTCAATGGCTCAGCCGACATGAAGAAGCCGAACCTTCTCTGGATGAAGCGAAGAAAAAGGTGGAAGCATTGTTCGGGGAGGTGGCCACGCAGGCCGCGGTCGTAGATCCCAGCCTGGAGAAAGCGGTAGGTGCCGAAGGACAGAAGGCGGTGAAAATGCTGGAGGCGATCGAAAGCCGCATCCGGAAAGCAGCCAAGAAAAAACACGAAACCGAACTTTCCCAGGTGGAACAGGTGCAGGCCAAATTATTCCCCAATGGTGGCTTGCAGGAACGGTACGACAATTTCATTCCCCTTTACCTGAAACACGGCCGCGGTTTTCTGGATGCCGTGATTCAAAACGCCGACCCGGTAAGCGCGATGCTGAAAGTGGTGACGGATGATGAGTCGTAA
- the rimO gene encoding 30S ribosomal protein S12 methylthiotransferase RimO, whose amino-acid sequence MRTKAGEKKVHVITLGCSKNIYDSEILMGQLRANQMEVAHEEAFKQAGTVVINTCGFIEDAKQESIDTILRMAEAKKAGKVRRVLVTGCLSERYKDDLRKEIPEIDEWFGTQDLPQLLKSLGANYKQELIGERRLTTPAHFAYLKISEGCDRVCSFCAIPQMRGGHVSRPMESLVKEAASLAEKGVKELVLIAQDLTYYGLDLYKKRELAALLEKLADVKGIRWIRLHYAFPQGFPMEVLDVMARHDNICKYIDIPLQHASDRILHAMRRGSTKEKTARLIAAMRERVPGIAIRTTLIAGYPGETEEDFNEMLEWVQDMKFDRLGCFAYSHEEDTHAYNAEDDVPAEVKQERVERIMDAQRSVSLEKNRAKVGQRLTVIIDRAEGEYFIGRTEADSPEVDNEVIIHAPGQYLRIGDFAEVDITDAGEYDLHATLPNS is encoded by the coding sequence ATGGGGCAATTGCGCGCCAATCAGATGGAGGTCGCCCACGAAGAAGCCTTCAAACAGGCAGGCACGGTGGTGATCAATACATGTGGCTTTATCGAAGATGCCAAACAGGAATCCATCGATACCATCCTGCGCATGGCCGAAGCCAAAAAGGCCGGCAAGGTACGCCGCGTGCTGGTGACCGGCTGCCTGTCGGAACGCTACAAAGACGACCTGCGCAAGGAAATCCCCGAGATAGACGAGTGGTTCGGGACCCAAGACCTGCCCCAGCTGCTGAAGTCACTCGGCGCAAACTACAAGCAGGAACTGATCGGTGAGCGGCGACTCACAACCCCAGCCCATTTTGCTTACCTCAAAATCTCCGAAGGCTGCGACCGCGTCTGCTCATTCTGTGCCATTCCTCAAATGCGCGGCGGACATGTGTCCAGGCCCATGGAAAGCCTGGTGAAGGAAGCTGCCTCGCTGGCAGAAAAAGGAGTGAAAGAGCTCGTGCTCATTGCACAGGACCTTACCTATTACGGCCTCGACCTCTATAAGAAAAGAGAACTGGCGGCACTCCTCGAAAAACTGGCCGATGTGAAAGGCATCCGCTGGATCCGCCTGCACTATGCATTTCCCCAGGGTTTCCCCATGGAAGTGCTGGATGTGATGGCCCGCCACGACAACATCTGCAAATACATAGACATCCCCCTGCAACATGCCAGCGACCGCATCCTGCATGCCATGCGCCGGGGTTCCACCAAAGAAAAAACCGCCCGCCTCATTGCCGCCATGCGCGAACGCGTTCCGGGCATCGCCATCCGCACCACACTCATCGCCGGGTATCCCGGGGAAACCGAAGAGGATTTCAATGAAATGCTGGAGTGGGTGCAAGACATGAAGTTCGACCGCCTCGGATGTTTTGCCTATTCCCATGAAGAAGACACGCATGCCTACAATGCTGAGGATGATGTGCCCGCCGAGGTGAAACAGGAACGGGTGGAACGCATCATGGATGCCCAACGGTCGGTTTCGCTGGAAAAGAACCGCGCCAAGGTGGGACAACGTCTGACCGTGATCATCGACCGCGCAGAAGGGGAGTACTTCATCGGACGCACCGAAGCCGATAGCCCGGAGGTAGACAACGAAGTGATCATCCACGCACCCGGTCAATACCTCCGCATCGGGGATTTTGCCGAAGTGGATATCACCGATGCCGGTGAATACGACCTCCACGCCACGCTGCCGAATTCATGA